The genomic interval GCAAGAGATTCCGGTAGTCATCGACCCTGCCTATCAGAAGCCTTTCTCCTTTGAATGGCATCAAGAAAAGGCGTTGCGCTTTGTTGTTGGTTCCTCAAGTATGTCATTTATCCGAACacaacaaaaaaaaaacaaaaccaaaCTGATACTGGGTAGGCTCGATCTTGGACTTGGATTATGTCTTCGATATCAATCATGGATCTACGACGATTCCAGATGACGTTGGGGCTATCGCTGTCTTCGATGGACGTGAGTTTATCTTACTTCATCCATCCTCAATCTATTTCTGACTTGAAATTAGGGATATTGAAGTTGACTCCACTAAGACTGGCGGGCGTTCCACCCCCTATGGCGCACAACGAACTGGAACTCGACTCCAATGTCATTGATGTGGCATTCAGCAAGTCTGGTACCAGAATTGCTGTCCTTATGCAGGACCATTTCTCCGTGTTCCTGTGGTCTTTGAAGAGCCGCCCAGTTGCCGTTCCTATCCTAGAGTCAAGCTATCCTCTGTCCTATGCCCAGCAGAGTCGACCGAGACAAATCACTTTTTTGAATGAAAATGAGGTATACGTGCTCAAAGACAACAGTCCGAACGCCAGTCACATTGAGCGAACAGCTTTGGAAACTCGCTCAACACAGACTGTGTACCAAGCGGCGGATACCTCGCAGCTATCCTCCATTTTCCCTGGTATTGGACACCAAGCCCTGTGGTTCTCCCATGCACTCCAGCCTACGCGTCCCGCGAGCTACTCGTGCATTAATCCATCAGCGACAGATGAGTTTGAgatttcttcttggtctgaGAGCCCAAACGTTGATACCCATTGGGCCCGCGCAGTTTCAATTTCCGAGGACGAGGTAGGTCATCACTCTATCTGGAATCTAAACAGCGATACTAATTTCTCCAGCAAATCCTGGTAACGATGACAAGGACCGGCGTATTGTATGCGAACAAGCGTGTACTCGCAAAGAATTGCACGTCTTTCCTTCTCACTCCGGCTCACCTCTTGTTCACAACTTCCCAGCACCTTCTGAAGTTTGTTCATCTGAACCACGTGGACGGTAAGTCGTCTTTTCAACCCCTTTCGAGCTATTCTAATTCATACTATAGACATGGAGGTTCCAGGAGACACGCCAGAGACGGATGAGCGCTGCCGAAGCATTGAGAGAAACTCAAAGTTGGTGTCCGTGATGCCTTCCATCTTCGCTGTTGTGCTTCAAGCGCCTCGAGGCAATATCGAGACTATCTTCCCACGCGCGCTGGTTCTGGCAGGAATTCGCACGTTTATCGACCGGAAAAATTACCGGGCTGCGTTCCTTGCATGCCGCAGCCAGATGGTGGATATGAATATTCTCTACGACTACGCTCCCCAGCAGTTCATGGAGAACGTCCAGCTATTCATAGAGCAAGTTAAGAAGGTTGACTTCGTTGacgactttctttctcggtTGAAGTATGTGACATCTCTGGCAATTTGCAAAAGTTTCATACTAACCTCCACTTAgggaggaggatgtttcGCAGACACTCTACAAAGATACACTAAAAATCTCGAAAATCGAGTCCGCTGCTGCTCAACCAGAGGAGTCTACAACGCCTGCTCTGTCTATGCCCACCAGTAAAGGGAGTAAGGTCAACCGCATCTGCGATGCGTTTTTGGCTGTTCTTCAAAGTCGCTTGGATACCAATCTACATAACTTGGTAACGGCCCATGTTTGCAAGTCACCACCAGATTTGGAGGCTGGTTTGAGGCTTGTTGCTCGTCTCAGAGGTATGTTCTACCAAAATAGAAGGTTAAATAGCAACTGACATGAATCAAGAACACAACACTGAACAAGCGGAGGATGCTATTGAGCACATGGTCTTTTTGACAGATGCCAATCGTCTATATTCGCATGCCCTGGGTCTGTATGACCTGGAGCTCACGCTATTGGTTGCACAACAGGCTCAGATGGTAAGTATTCTTTGGTAACTCTCATGGTATTTGCtaatcatcttccaggatcCTCGAGAGTACTTACCGTTTCTCCGTAAGCTCCAGCAGCTACCAGAGCTGCGACGTCAATTTGAGATTGATAACCATCTCTCCCGATTTGGGAAGGCTTTGAAACATCTGCATGCTCTCAATTCCCACGAAGAGATCCAGCCCTATGTCATCAAGCACGTTCTTTATAAGGAGGCTCTTGATATCTTCAAGTATGAGCCTGAACAGCAACGAGAGATCACATTGATCTACGGCGAATATCTCCAAGATCAGTCCCAGTACAAAGACGCAGCGATCGGTATGATATTTTTGCTAGCCCCCAAAGAATGATCATCAGCTAATTTCGATTACAGCCTACGAATCTCTGGAGCGCTACGATGAAGCTTACAAATGCTACAAGCTGGCGCATATGTGGCGAGAGTCCCTCTACTGTGCCATGATGGTTCCGCTCCCTGAAGATGAGTTGACAGCACACATGAACGAATTGGCCACAAccctcgtcgacgagagccGAGACTATGTCTCAGCAGCCACCATCCACGCCGAGCATCTCCacgacatcatcaccgcaTCCCGACTTTTGTGCCGCGGCTCCAAGtttgccgatgccgcccGTCTGCTCACACTGCACGGCAAAAAGAGCCAGGTCACAGAGATAGTGGACACCGGGCTTGCTGAAGCAATGGGTGCCATGACCGACCTATTGGCCGACTGCAAGTCTCAACTCAATGCCCAAGTCCCGCGAGTCCGCGAGCTTCGCGAACGCCGTGCTGCAGACCCACTTGCTTTCTTCGGTGGCGATCCTActctcggcgacggcggcgcagatATCCCCGACAATGTCTCGCTAGCTCCAACTGAAGCATCTACACTAGCCGGTCGCACCATGTTCACTCGCTACACGGGCAAGACAACCTCGTCCCGCCAGACTTCGAAAACTCGCCGACGCGAGGAGCGCAAGCGTGCACGCGGAAAGAAGGGAACCGTCTATGAAGAGGAGTATCTTATTAATAGTATTCGACGTCTCATCGAGCGCATCAATTCTGCCGTGTCGGAGGCAGAGCATCTGGTTGATGCATTGCTGCGGCGTGGAATGCGCGAGCGTGCTGCTGCCATCGAGAAGGCGCTGGAAGAGGTCTTGGTTATGTGTGCTGGTTCTCGGGACGAGGTATTTGAGGTCCCAGTGGTTACTGTGCAGAGCGAGGAGCAGGACGacaacaaccccaaccccgACGAAACTCTGCCGCTGCATGGCGGAGCTGCCGTTCTCGCAGAAAGCTTTGCTTCGATCACTGGCActggcgagaagaagaaagaggccCCTGCTGTCAAGGAAATGAGAAAGTCTTCCTTGCTTGTTTGATTTGATAGAGCCAGGGCGGATACTATTAGTGTAGCTATATCGCATGTGGCATGCCAACCAATGATCAGTCCACGTTAATGCAAGACCGCATCATCACAAATACTTCATGGCTATTAAGTTTAATTAAAATTTCGGTACAATTTCGACCGAAGCCACTGAAACATACGCAATATTCCTACCAGATCCGGAAGAAGCTATCGGACGCCCCCGAAAAACAAGGATCCTTCAAAACCGTCATGTCGATCGCCCCCGCAAAACCCCGCATAACCCGTTCCAAGCATCGAGGTCCAAGCACAGGGTTCAAAGGATCCAAGTACTAGTTAGTGCCGGGGAGGCCGTAGGTTTCGATTTAAGAGGTGCACATATTCTACGAGACATGATGTTCAGGCGGAATTCCATCTTAAACGGGAAGCTCGGGGTGTGATAGACCGATAAAGAGGGATGAATGAACTTGCATTCCACTAGATTCCAGACTCTTAAATAAATGATCAGTTTTTGTTCAAGATACGTCTCGCAACATTATTCCAAGATGGCTCGCCTTCTTTGTTTCGCCCTGGCCTTGGCCCTGCCGCTTAGGGTCCTTGCGGCTAGCCCTAAAAAGAATGTCACCGACATCGTTCCTGGCTTGTATGAGAACCAGATGGCATTTACTGCAGCCAGCTGGTACCTGCCTTATCAAAGCAAGCTCACGGATACCGAAAATGCCACAACCTGGGTTCAGATCGATTTGGGGAGCAATGCGTCTCCCGTTGAGCAGGTACAAATATACCCGCTGGTGCAACCTCACTACTGGCCCGAAACGATGCCATACGTCAGCTTTGCCTTTCCCAGTCGCTGGAAGGTTGAGGCTGATGATACGGACTCCTTTAATAACCCAACTATGCTCATCGACCGTACCGGCGAAGACCAGCCCAACCCAAGAGACACCATTCAGACAATTCCCGTCGATCGTAAACAAAGTGCGGGCCGTCGATATTTGCGGTTTACTGCCACAAAGCTGGGTATTAGCATAGACGGGCAGCATTATCAGCTGGGTCTCTCGAAATTGAGTGCTCTATCTGATGGAACTGATATTGCTGAAGGCAAGGAAGTCGCTGTCGACTCTGCTCTGGGAAACAGCGGTGTTGTCAACCTTGGTTCAGACCCATACAATGCCGATCTGCCTATAAGCaactcgtcggccttgaCTAGACCTCCAAGAGCAATGGGAGAAGGTGTAATCACGGACAATCCCGAGAATGTGATCGATCCCAAGGACTGGAATCCACCCCAATTGCTCGCGTCCACTCCTCTGTCCGGTGTAAAGCTGGGCGATGGTGTGATCAAGACCGCAATGGTCGACAACATCGGGTACTTGCTCAATGATTCCATGGGCTCTGTTGACAAGCTGGTGCACGACTTCCTCGCCCGCGCAGGAAAGCCAACTCCCTCAAACCTGAACTACCCTGTCGGGTACTGGGCTCAATATCAGGGATCAAACGCCGCTCGATTCTTGATGGGGGCTTCTAATACATTGCGTTGGATCGATAATGACGAGCTCCGCAGCCGAATGGAGGCCGTCGTCGCTACGATTGCGGAGTGTGCTGAACCAGATGGGTTCATAATGGGTTATCCGCAAGACCAAATGTTCCTGGGAGAGCATGCCGCATACACACGTGCGTGGCTCACGCACGGGCTGATAGACACAGGTCTTACCGGCATTAAGAAGGCGTTCACTCTCCTCCGTGGCTACTATGACTGGTACAACAAGTACCCCCTACTTAAGCATTTGATGAGGGGATCAGTACAGGGCGCGCAGGGAATGGTCGCCAACACCCTCATGGCCCTCAGCCCTGTCGGGACCCCCAGAGACGCGAATGTAGTCCAGCAGTATTTCCAAATGAACTTTTGGCGCGATGGCCTTGCAGCCAGAGATCCTAGCATGATCTGGCAGTATCCTTACGATCATCCACACACCTACCTCAGCACCAACATGGAAGCCTATGCAGACCTATACCTTCTCACTGGTGACCAACGGTACCACGACATGTTGCTCGGCTACTGGGAGCTCTTCTACAAGCACTGGATCCACATCGGCGGCTCAACAGCCATCGTCGAATTCGGACAGTACCCACCAGACTCATATCGTCTTGACGGCCTGACGGGGGAGCTTTGTGGAAATAGTTTCTGGATCCGCTTGAACCAGCGTTTACACTGGCTGGACCCAGATAACGAAGCCTACACGAATCAAATCGAGCAGTCTGTTTACAACGTCGTTCTCGCCAACCAGAACGGCGACAAGGGGATCATCTACCATGCTCACCTCGTCGGCCAAAAGGATTTCGAGGACCCGGCTGTGAGCGCCTACGGTAATGGCATGATCAATACTTGCTGCGAGGGCCAAGGCACGCGCACCCTGGGCTCGCTCGCGGAGTTTATCTTCTCGCGCGCCAACGACCGCTCCGGTATCTATGTGAATCTCTTCGACACTGCAGCGATAACATGGTCGACGCCGGATAACCACAACGCAACTCTCAGCATGAAAACACAGTTCCCATTCCACAACGATGTGCATATGACGTTTGCCTCGTCAAGCGAATCCCCCGTCCGCGCCAACATCCGGATCCGCGTCCCCTCCTGGGCAGCAAGACCTATGCAGCTTTCCATCAACCAcagcaacaccaccatcacggGTTATCCAGGATCTTACCTATCAGTCGATCGCAAGTGGTCTTCCGGAGACACTGTGTCATTCATTCTACCGGCCGAATACCACTTGGAAAAGTACACGGGCGAATACGAGATCCCTGGCCACTCCCGCTATGCGCTCGAGTACGGTCCTGTGCTCATGGGCTTTGCTGGTGCCTTGAGCAACGCATCGATTAGTGTCTCTGGATCCAAGCCCTCATCGCTTATTGATATGCTGCAAGGGAGTGGCCAGCCACTGCATTCCTCGATCCCAGGATATGATTCATATGAGGTTATGCCGTACTGGCAGATTGGGCACCAGAATTTCACTTGTTTCCCTGTTCTTGATGTGGCTAGTTAAGTGGCGAAGAGAAAGCATGAAATGCAGTGTTAAATGTTAATGCACCATCCATACATGTAATACATACTTTGATGAAATTTCCTATAAAAAACCACACACGCAGATCCGGAACACAGACAGCAGAGTCAATCTTTTTTTGGAGGCCTAGCATGCAGAACATATGTACAAAGCACCCCATCTCAACAGCACCGCACATCCATATGTATAAGGGTGGCGTCGGGCTGAATATGCATGAGCAGAAAGACAGAAGAAAGCCCCAATGAAAACGCGCTATTACCCGACCCGACCCTCAAATAAAGATGAAACAAACCAAAAAGCCCAACCGCGCAGTTAAGTATCATAGCCCATAATGACTCCACTTGATGTAGTAGCAGATAAAAAGACTCCAACAACTCACAGTGAAATGATAAATTAACCACCCAGGTAATGATGCACCAGGTATACACACAAAGGTTCGCTCGAGTGGTGTCGCAGGGCAAGAAAACCACCTCGGAAAACTGAACTCCCACTACTTCTCCCCCCTGTAAAAAACAATGGCTAAAAAGAGATCGTGTCACGTCGTAAGTCTTGTGTAGCTGTGACgggaatttttttttttttggttgtaAGGTCCCCGCTATTCTAGTTGCGTGAATATTTTTGGATTCCGAGAAAGTCTGGTCCGTGGCCGATGAGGAAAAAAACGTTGAGGTTGAAAAAAATGGCGGAAGGTTCCACCTCGGTACGGTAGAAAAAGAGGTCTTGACTCGTGGAGAAAGCGAAGAGGATGGATAGTGGCCTTGTCTTATCCGTTGATGCTGGTGGAATAAGATCCCTGCCAACCATCCTCCTTTGGCCCCCAGGCGAACAAATGCAAGGCGGGACAACCTCGGTCGAGGCAGAATGGCCAGGTAAAATGGCAGAGCCTGCCTATCCTAAAAAGGCCGAGAACCCCATTGTTATCGCTCGCTGAGAACCTCTTCAATCGTATTGGAAGTCAGTGATCCGCCTGAAGGCTGAGAAGCAGAGCCTGGTCCGCTAGCGGAATGTAGGACTTTATCCTTTCGAGGCTCTGGCAGCTGCTCTTCCTTCATACAGGCATTCTCCAAGATATTGGTCCATTTCCCACTACTTCCCGCATGGCTGTGCTTCAAATGCTGTCGGAAATGATCGGCACGGAAGAATTTCTTCGCGTTATTGCACTCGCCATACTTATGCACAGTTGTCAGATGTTCAAAGCGGCGGTCCCAATCTGGTTGGGGGAAATTCGGGAACTCCTCCCCGCAGTAACCACATGTGTCGTGAGAAGGCCCAGTACTGGTCTGGGCGGAGGGAGCTGCCGAGCCATGAAAAGCGGATTGATAGTTCGGTAGAGCGGCGCATGACCATGAATGCCGtcggagatgaagagaatTCTGATGACGTTCTGCTtcgtttttgtttttgaagCGGTTGTTACAGTACTGACATGAGTACtgtttctccatctcatGAACACTTGGAAATAGGTCAGCTGGGAACGGTCCTATGTGAAGTAGTCTTTCTGCATACCGTAGATCGTCCGGATTGTCAAACTTTTTGGGCTTCTTTGGACAGCAGTCGCAAATGTAAAGCCCGCCCATCTTTGAGCCTGCTCCTTTAGACAGATTCAAATTAGCCGGCATTGGTATCTTCCCAGTCGTGTTCGTGGTTGGCGGTTCCAGTGAGTTGGACCCCGAAATGCCTCTGGACGCTGCCGGATGAATGAGCGGAGCACCGGCAGAGGCGCTGGGATTCATGATTGACTTCTCATGGAAGGTGTCGAGATCTGAGCTGGGTGAGAGGCCACCCGGAGACAGTCGATCATAAGGCGACAGACTGGTCATGCTGCTATTTCCAATCGACAGGGTGGACGAGTAGGAGCCCGAGGTGCGGATACTCAAGGCTGATCCGGCCGAGAGGGTCCGGTTACTGGGAGCATAACTGTTGTTCACTGACAGCGTGTTCGGAAACGGATGCCCACTCGTCCGCCCCTGGGATAAATCACTATTGCTCATGGTAACACGCAAAGTCGGGTGTCTATCGTCGCTCATCGGTTCTCGTGGGGGTGAAGATGCTCGCCGCTTCATGCCCTGCTTCGAAGTGTCTGCGTACGGGGGTGTCGGTTCCCGAACAATAAATTGCCGCGGGGGCGCAGGTTCATCGGTAGAGAAATCGCCCTCGAGCTCTGAGAAAACCCCTTGGTCGTAGCTACCCCGGTTCGATCGGCTTGGCAGACTGATGCTATCCTCTCGTTGGGGCGTCGTTCCACCATATCGACGCCGGTAACCGTGGTGGTCGTAATCCAACACCGCGGATGGTAAGTTACTCTCTAAACTTGGACTAGGGCCATCGATAAACTCCCGCCAGCCAACTTTGGTCCTGGGCGACACTCCCCCGGACTGGGGGCTGTTATGCCACCTCACATCCAGCGCTGAGCTCTCTGATGGACCGGGTGAGGGGACATTGCTCGGTGTTCGTGTCGGGACTGTGAGTGCCGGCACCGAGCCTCGATTTTCCGTGCCTTGGCTAATCGATCCCCGAGGGGACAACGGTTTTCCAATCTTTGATAGCAGGTGCTGATCATATGCATTGGACGAGTCTTGCACACTCCGTAATGAAAAATTGCGCTCTCCTTTCAGACTATAACAGGGTTAGCCCATCAAAAGTCTTGCATACTAGGTCTTGAGCAAAACTACTCACATTGGGCCATTTTGGTCAACCGACATGGAATTGGGGAACCCTTCATcagctggcggaggcggctCAATCATGATTTGGGCCTCTGGACTCCGGCGAACTGGCAAGCCACTCTGTCTGCCGTCAAGGTCGTCATCCACTGCCATCCGATCACTTTGAGAAAACGACTCTGGCCGTCGATGACCTCCGAACAAGCTCGAGTTTGGATGAATAGGTGCAAGATGAGTCGGCTTTCCTGAATTAGCATGTAGCCAGCCAGCATCATAGCCGTTGTCCAGATCATGGATCctcgggggtggtggtaATGGTGGAGGCGCGGTGTTCATAACGGTTCGTGATGGGATGGGCATAGGCCCGtttgatgagaatggcaTCTCGGGCATAGTGTGCGCAGGTCGATCAGAGAAGCCGTGGTGGCCGTGATCTCGGAAATCATGGGAGCACATggacggcggcgagatcaATCGTGGGTGGTTCATTCCAGAAAGGTCGATGTGGTGCGCACCGGCAGGCGTCCAACATGGGCGAGCCCCGGCTGGATCAAATCAAGCCTCCCACGGTGCGAGGGATTCGGAACTGAGAAGCAGGCCGAAATCCAGATTGCCCAGTGTGTTGTTCTCGCAGCAATAACCCAATCCAGTTGAGCGCAAACGTCGGTCGTGGAACCGGCTTCGATTCCTAAGCGGGCCGTCAACCAGCCTCTCGTTCACCCCGCCTTTGATGCTTTTGAACAAGAAGGCCCAGCTTCTAAATTCGTGGCCGCGACTATTCGGGGAAATGGATTTGAGGCGGCACGCAAACACGCAAGTCGCAAACGGTGGGATATCGGGCAAGAGGTTCAAGTCTGCGTCTCTCCGGTCAgcatggagaagaggccCCGATGAGGTAACTGCGACTTCAGCCCTACCTTGCGCAAACCCTTGTTCGTCAACCCGATGATTTGCTGCTTCATGCGCCGAAACGGTTCCCGGCTACTAGTCGCACACGGCCGAGGTGTATTGTTTCCCATAGAAACCCGTTGGATGGGCCACAATTCACTGGCAGGAAACAGGCAGACGACCATACATGGTTTGAGAAAAATCGGATGGGGACGGTGCAAACGAGTAGATCAATCTGCGACAGACCTGCGACAATTGGCGCGCGGCACAGTATAAAGGCGTGTGTGTCCCCGCTAAGGAAAGCACAATTGGCCCGCGTCGGAGATGCAGAACCGGCTGGCAAAGGAACGAAGGCGAAAGGGGAAAAGTTTAAACCCAGAAAATACccagagatggagaagggGAATGATGATTGGCGCACAATCCAGAGGGAATCTCTCGACCGGCGCGGACGGCCACTATTAACAGGAGGGAGGACGGCGCGCGATAGGGCAGGACCGTGATCTCATCCTCAGCTCGGGTGGCGCGGGGTGGGGGATGTGATTGGGGGTGTCGTGGTGGGAAGGCGAGAGCTGAACAGGTCTGCCGTGTAGCTGAGGAAGGGGAGACGAGAGCCAACGAAGTCCAGCAACGTTGAGAGAGGCAAAATACCAATATATGTGTGGATTTCCGCGGGTTACATACGGTACGggtggggagggaggaactcaaggacaagaaaaTAGTTTACAGAAAGAGGATCAGGATCGACCGATCTGGAAGAAGTAATATGTAAGAATCGCGTGGAACGCTTGCCACGTTGGATGACACACGACCAACAGATGTATGTATTGGTGGTAAGGCTGGGCGGGAATGGCTTTTAACCTCGATACCTCCTTACGACGTAGGCCACAGTGTGGTCCGCTCGAAATTAAAGCCAGACCGCTGATCGAGAGAGACTTTGAGGCGCCCAATAACTAGACGAGAGAAAGAGCGTTTGAATAATATCACTACGACCTGCTTAGTCCGTCCGGGCAGACTTTCAGCCAGTCCGCGGTGAAGAATCCGGCGGGTGGCGGCACTCCAACTCCACTTCTCTGACATCCGGAGCAGGCGGAACCCCCCCCTGGTGAGTCTCACACGAGAGCGAAGGGATGCAGAGTCGAGAGAGAACATTCTTAAGGGCCGATCCATTGCCtccacatcaccaccgacaaCGGTGAGTGGTTGTTGGCCGGGACCCACGGACAGGAGAGTCCTAGCGGGTTCCACTTGGCGTCCAAGATGCATTGCACTGCCACATTACGGTCGGTCCACTGTCATATTGCTCGTTTTGGGCGGATTTCAGCAGGAGCGGCACGGTAGGGCGAGCAATGGGCGGTGCGCAACAATAGGGGGGACCCCCACACAGGCATCgaatgagaaagaaagaaggaacCGGAGGAAGCACCTCTCAGAATATAACCAGAAAGGTCGAAAGCGATGAGTAATCAGTTAAAGTTAGGGCTTGGCTCTTTCCCAAGGGTCCATCGCCTGGAACGCCTGGAACTGAGCTACTAGTCCCTCACCGGCGACTCGGGATGAATCAAGCGAGCAAAGGAGAAACACAGAAGCCTGGGCACATCGCCCTCTTTTGCCTCTCACGACCAACACTTGTCAGACCCACGAGTCTTAGACATGACTCGGTCCAACCATGGGCTAACGGTAGCCTTGTGGTATTTCCGCAAGGCTACATGCACGTCCTACTGGTTTGTCCTAGATGCATCTCAGCCCTGATGGCAGCTCGATCCAAATCGCTGACTTGTGGGTGGCAACGGGATCTTAGCGGATTGATTCGCACCCGAGGCTAGTCCCAATAAAGTCGCACGTTCCCAATCGATCGTCGCCGGTCCAGGTCGCCGACATGAATGCCGTGTCGGTATCGGGAACGAATTGACTAACCACAAACAGGATTTGGCAGAACCACAGTCTTGGCGGGAG from Penicillium psychrofluorescens genome assembly, chromosome: 5 carries:
- a CDS encoding uncharacterized protein (ID:PFLUO_008130-T1.cds;~source:funannotate) — encoded protein: MRNLRNVRLLETPIQSDLPLTATAWDVASDAIVCTFGPTDGNAIIELRRKRPEQCSAEPLTPDAFECIASWDAPCPLPDLACDRVLSLHYFADNLTACLVLEGGDIILVREEPLPGEDKIEILGSVDVGITAAAWSPDEELLAITTRARTFLYMTREFENVAEITFAAEDLQASQQVSVGWGKRETQFQGKRAKALRDPTVPEKVDEGELSSYDDAGTTISWRGDGAYVAVNSIEAEARRAIRVYSREGTLDSVSEPVDGLEATLSWRPNGNLIAGIQRLDDRIDVVFFERNGLRHGQFSLRLNGAERQSWASQIRLAWNVDSTVLAVCFKNRVQLWTMGNYHYYLKQEIPVVIDPAYQKPFSFEWHQEKALRFVVGSSSSILDLDYVFDINHGSTTIPDDVGAIAVFDGRILKLTPLRLAGVPPPMAHNELELDSNVIDVAFSKSGTRIAVLMQDHFSVFLWSLKSRPVAVPILESSYPLSYAQQSRPRQITFLNENEVYVLKDNSPNASHIERTALETRSTQTVYQAADTSQLSSIFPGIGHQALWFSHALQPTRPASYSCINPSATDEFEISSWSESPNVDTHWARAVSISEDEQILVTMTRTGVLYANKRVLAKNCTSFLLTPAHLLFTTSQHLLKFVHLNHVDDMEVPGDTPETDERCRSIERNSKLVSVMPSIFAVVLQAPRGNIETIFPRALVLAGIRTFIDRKNYRAAFLACRSQMVDMNILYDYAPQQFMENVQLFIEQVKKVDFVDDFLSRLKEEDVSQTLYKDTLKISKIESAAAQPEESTTPALSMPTSKGSKVNRICDAFLAVLQSRLDTNLHNLVTAHVCKSPPDLEAGLRLVARLREHNTEQAEDAIEHMVFLTDANRLYSHALGLYDLELTLLVAQQAQMDPREYLPFLRKLQQLPELRRQFEIDNHLSRFGKALKHLHALNSHEEIQPYVIKHVLYKEALDIFKYEPEQQREITLIYGEYLQDQSQYKDAAIAYESLERYDEAYKCYKLAHMWRESLYCAMMVPLPEDELTAHMNELATTLVDESRDYVSAATIHAEHLHDIITASRLLCRGSKFADAARLLTLHGKKSQVTEIVDTGLAEAMGAMTDLLADCKSQLNAQVPRVRELRERRAADPLAFFGGDPTLGDGGADIPDNVSLAPTEASTLAGRTMFTRYTGKTTSSRQTSKTRRREERKRARGKKGTVYEEEYLINSIRRLIERINSAVSEAEHLVDALLRRGMRERAAAIEKALEEVLVMCAGSRDEVFEVPVVTVQSEEQDDNNPNPDETLPLHGGAAVLAESFASITGTGEKKKEAPAVKEMRKSSLLV
- a CDS encoding uncharacterized protein (ID:PFLUO_008132-T1.cds;~source:funannotate), translating into MPEMPFSSNGPMPIPSRTVMNTAPPPLPPPPRIHDLDNGYDAGWLHANSGKPTHLAPIHPNSSLFGGHRRPESFSQSDRMAVDDDLDGRQSGLPVRRSPEAQIMIEPPPPADEGFPNSMSVDQNGPILKGERNFSLRSVQDSSNAYDQHLLSKIGKPLSPRGSISQGTENRGSVPALTVPTRTPSNVPSPGPSESSALDVRWHNSPQSGGVSPRTKVGWREFIDGPSPSLESNLPSAVLDYDHHGYRRRYGGTTPQREDSISLPSRSNRGSYDQGVFSELEGDFSTDEPAPPRQFIVREPTPPYADTSKQGMKRRASSPPREPMSDDRHPTLRVTMSNSDLSQGRTSGHPFPNTLSVNNSYAPSNRTLSAGSALSIRTSGSYSSTLSIGNSSMTSLSPYDRLSPGGLSPSSDLDTFHEKSIMNPSASAGAPLIHPAASRGISGSNSLEPPTTNTTGKIPMPANLNLSKGAGSKMGGLYICDCCPKKPKKFDNPDDLRVHEMEKQYSCQYCNNRFKNKNEAERHQNSLHLRRHSWSCAALPNYQSAFHGSAAPSAQTSTGPSHDTCGYCGEEFPNFPQPDWDRRFEHLTTVHKYGECNNAKKFFRADHFRQHLKHSHAGSSGKWTNILENACMKEEQLPEPRKDKVLHSASGPGSASQPSGGSLTSNTIEEVLSER
- a CDS encoding uncharacterized protein (ID:PFLUO_008131-T1.cds;~source:funannotate), with translation MARLLCFALALALPLRVLAASPKKNVTDIVPGLYENQMAFTAASWYLPYQSKLTDTENATTWVQIDLGSNASPVEQVQIYPLVQPHYWPETMPYVSFAFPSRWKVEADDTDSFNNPTMLIDRTGEDQPNPRDTIQTIPVDRKQSAGRRYLRFTATKLGISIDGQHYQLGLSKLSALSDGTDIAEGKEVAVDSALGNSGVVNLGSDPYNADLPISNSSALTRPPRAMGEGVITDNPENVIDPKDWNPPQLLASTPLSGVKLGDGVIKTAMVDNIGYLLNDSMGSVDKLVHDFLARAGKPTPSNLNYPVGYWAQYQGSNAARFLMGASNTLRWIDNDELRSRMEAVVATIAECAEPDGFIMGYPQDQMFLGEHAAYTRAWLTHGLIDTGLTGIKKAFTLLRGYYDWYNKYPLLKHLMRGSVQGAQGMVANTLMALSPVGTPRDANVVQQYFQMNFWRDGLAARDPSMIWQYPYDHPHTYLSTNMEAYADLYLLTGDQRYHDMLLGYWELFYKHWIHIGGSTAIVEFGQYPPDSYRLDGLTGELCGNSFWIRLNQRLHWLDPDNEAYTNQIEQSVYNVVLANQNGDKGIIYHAHLVGQKDFEDPAVSAYGNGMINTCCEGQGTRTLGSLAEFIFSRANDRSGIYVNLFDTAAITWSTPDNHNATLSMKTQFPFHNDVHMTFASSSESPVRANIRIRVPSWAARPMQLSINHSNTTITGYPGSYLSVDRKWSSGDTVSFILPAEYHLEKYTGEYEIPGHSRYALEYGPVLMGFAGALSNASISVSGSKPSSLIDMLQGSGQPLHSSIPGYDSYEVMPYWQIGHQNFTCFPVLDVAS